A stretch of the Alnus glutinosa chromosome 6, dhAlnGlut1.1, whole genome shotgun sequence genome encodes the following:
- the LOC133871063 gene encoding large ribosomal subunit protein eL13z → MVKHNNVIPNGHFKKHWQNYVKTWFNQPARKTRRRNARQKKAVKIFPRPTAGPLRPIVHGQTLKYNMKVRAGRGFSLEELKAANIPKKLAPTIGIAVDHRRRNRSLESLQVNVQRLKTYKAKLVVFPRRARKFKAGDSAPEELATATQVQGPYMPIVREKPSVELVKITEEMKSFRAYDKLRIERTNTRHVGARLKRAAEAEKEEKK, encoded by the exons ATGGTGAAGCACAACAATGTTATCCCTAACGGTCACTTCAAGAAACACTGGCAGAATTATGTAAAGACATGGTTTAATCAACCAGCCCGGAAAACCAGAAGAAGAAATG CTCGCCAGAAGAAGGCTGTCAAAATTTTCCCCCGCCCAACTGCCGGACCTCTTCGTCCCATTGTACATGGGCAAACATTGAAGTATAACATGAAAGTAAGGGCTGGAAGGGGATTTTCTCTGGAAGAGTTGAAG GCTGCCAATATTCCCAAGAAACTTGCACCAACTATTGGGATAGCAGTTGATCATCGGAGGAGGAATCGTTCTCTGGAGAGTCTTCAGGTTAATGTGCAGAGGCTGAAGACTTATAAGGCCAAGTTGGTTGTCTTCCCAAGGCGTGCTCGCAAATTTAAG GCTGGTGATTCTGCTCCTGAGGAACTTGCAACTGCCACCCAGGTCCAAGGCCCATACATGCCTATTGTACGTGAGAAGCCATCTGTTGAGCTTGTGAAGATCACTGAAGAGATGAAATCATTCAGGGCATATGACAAACTCCGCATTGAGCGGACGAACACGCGCCATGTTGGTGCCAGGTTGAAGAGAGCAGCAGAGGCtgagaaggaagagaagaagtAG